In Sphingomonas sp. SORGH_AS_0950, the following are encoded in one genomic region:
- a CDS encoding NAD-dependent succinate-semialdehyde dehydrogenase, producing the protein MTATDFDVKTGLYIAGEWLGADGRETQAVLNPATGQPLGDLPLATKADMDRALEAAARGFETWRKTAPQERAAVLLRTAALVRERAEDLARLATLEEGKPIVEARGEVAATAALLEFHAGEAVRIYGRVLPRPTGTRSFVLHQPVGPVAAFCAWNFPVMNPVRKISPAIAAGCSVILKPSEETPASAIAIMRCFQDAGLPGDVAQLVFGVPDAVSRHLLASPVTRKLSFTGSVPVGKHLLKLAADTVMKSTMELGGHGPVLVFDDCDLDKTLDTLVTHKFRNAGQVCVAPTRFHVQEGIYERFAKGFAERAAALKIGDGLSNDTQMGPMANPRRPEAIGAMIEDAVRSGARMLTGGEAKGGDGFFFAPTVLADVSLDAKAMNEEPFGPIALIRPFATTEDAIAEANRLPFGLGAYCFTENGRRQNQLGDEIEAGMVAINTVRLSWGDAPFGGVKESGYGSEDGPEGIANHMITKAVHIA; encoded by the coding sequence ACCGGCCTGTATATCGCGGGCGAATGGCTGGGCGCGGACGGGCGCGAGACGCAGGCGGTGCTGAACCCCGCCACCGGCCAGCCGCTGGGCGACCTGCCGCTGGCGACGAAGGCGGACATGGACCGTGCGCTGGAAGCCGCCGCGCGCGGTTTCGAGACGTGGCGCAAGACCGCGCCGCAGGAGCGCGCCGCCGTCCTGCTGCGCACCGCCGCGCTGGTCCGCGAGCGTGCCGAGGATCTCGCCCGCCTCGCCACGCTGGAGGAAGGCAAGCCGATCGTCGAAGCACGCGGCGAGGTGGCCGCCACCGCCGCATTGCTGGAATTCCATGCGGGCGAGGCGGTGCGCATCTATGGCCGCGTCCTGCCCCGCCCCACCGGCACCCGCTCGTTCGTGCTGCACCAGCCGGTCGGACCGGTCGCGGCCTTCTGTGCATGGAACTTCCCGGTCATGAACCCGGTCCGCAAGATCTCGCCTGCCATCGCGGCGGGCTGCTCGGTCATCCTGAAGCCCAGCGAGGAGACCCCCGCCAGCGCGATCGCGATCATGCGCTGCTTCCAGGATGCGGGTCTGCCCGGCGACGTCGCGCAGCTGGTCTTCGGCGTGCCCGACGCGGTGTCGCGCCACCTGCTCGCCTCGCCCGTCACCCGCAAGCTCAGCTTCACCGGATCGGTGCCGGTCGGCAAGCATCTGCTGAAGCTGGCCGCCGACACGGTGATGAAGTCGACCATGGAGCTGGGCGGGCATGGCCCGGTGCTGGTCTTCGACGATTGCGACCTCGACAAGACGCTCGACACGCTCGTCACGCACAAGTTCCGCAATGCGGGCCAGGTCTGCGTCGCGCCCACCCGCTTCCATGTGCAGGAGGGCATTTACGAGCGTTTCGCCAAGGGCTTTGCCGAGCGCGCCGCCGCGCTGAAGATCGGTGACGGCCTGTCGAACGACACCCAGATGGGCCCGATGGCCAATCCCCGCCGTCCCGAGGCGATCGGCGCGATGATCGAGGATGCGGTGCGCTCGGGCGCGCGGATGCTGACCGGCGGCGAGGCGAAGGGCGGTGACGGCTTCTTCTTCGCGCCCACCGTGCTGGCCGACGTGTCGCTGGACGCCAAGGCGATGAACGAGGAGCCGTTCGGCCCGATCGCGCTGATCCGCCCCTTCGCCACCACCGAGGACGCCATTGCCGAGGCGAACCGCCTGCCCTTCGGCCTGGGCGCCTATTGCTTCACCGAGAATGGCCGCCGCCAGAACCAGCTGGGCGACGAGATCGAGGCGGGCATGGTCGCGATCAACACCGTGCGGCTCAGCTGGGGCGACGCGCCCTTCGGCGGGGTCAAGGAAAGCGGCTATGGCTCCGAGGACGGTCCCGAGGGCATCGCCAACCACATGATCACCAAGGCGGTTCATATCGCCTGA
- a CDS encoding ParA family protein: MSKFISIFNNKGGVGKTTLTWNLADALAEKGKRVLLIDFDPQCNLSIAMLGAEKFKGMVGTAGGSGQTIRSFLQGYLQNTGPGPISIHAGPHTNPNVKLVAGDFWLNVYSDSLSVGQDLLTGNGIAKFTALRVLEQNLSKIGEDFDYVMVDLPPSFGGLVRSSLYSSDYLIIPCTSDTFSEYCISLIGQMMPQFITDWENGIDRYKQNNYASKDYDGYGKPRYAGWIFNGFDTRSQRMLRADQAHYANIQNANQQLAKDLTGSIKNYTPVVDAFGPGFNVGKVEDMNVLIQNSLWMSVPASKLKGFSQVKGLSSDRSQWSAAQIGLIDKIKGQIDQMADNIIANL; this comes from the coding sequence GTGTCTAAGTTTATCAGTATCTTCAATAATAAGGGTGGGGTTGGAAAAACCACATTAACCTGGAATCTGGCAGATGCTCTTGCAGAAAAAGGAAAAAGAGTTCTTTTAATCGACTTTGATCCTCAGTGTAATCTTTCCATAGCGATGCTTGGTGCCGAAAAATTCAAAGGTATGGTTGGTACTGCCGGGGGGTCTGGGCAGACTATAAGATCTTTTTTGCAAGGATATTTGCAAAACACGGGGCCTGGTCCAATATCTATTCATGCGGGGCCCCATACTAACCCCAATGTTAAACTGGTTGCCGGCGATTTTTGGTTAAACGTATATTCTGACTCGCTAAGCGTAGGTCAGGATTTGCTAACCGGCAATGGGATAGCAAAATTTACTGCGCTACGAGTTCTAGAGCAAAATCTTTCTAAAATCGGTGAGGATTTTGACTATGTTATGGTAGATCTTCCTCCTTCCTTCGGAGGTTTAGTTCGTTCTTCATTGTATTCTTCGGACTATCTAATAATACCGTGTACGTCAGATACGTTTAGTGAGTACTGTATTAGTTTGATTGGGCAGATGATGCCTCAATTCATAACTGATTGGGAGAACGGCATAGATAGATATAAGCAAAATAATTATGCATCCAAGGATTACGATGGCTATGGAAAGCCGAGGTACGCTGGTTGGATATTTAACGGCTTCGACACTAGGTCGCAAAGAATGTTACGTGCTGATCAGGCGCATTACGCCAATATTCAAAACGCAAATCAACAGCTTGCGAAAGATTTAACAGGAAGTATAAAAAATTACACGCCGGTCGTTGATGCTTTTGGCCCGGGATTTAACGTAGGAAAAGTGGAGGACATGAATGTCCTAATCCAGAATAGCCTTTGGATGAGCGTGCCGGCATCAAAGCTGAAAGGTTTTTCTCAGGTCAAAGGGCTTTCAAGTGATAGGTCGCAATGGTCAGCTGCGCAAATTGGTTTGATTGACAAAATTAAGGGTCAAATCGACCAGATGGCAGATAACATTATAGCCAACTTGTAA
- a CDS encoding S10 family peptidase has product MTYPSFIRERFVIRNSLALFLAATALTAPLAAQEEGEKKSSHEAAAKAEVEAAWARAPLEEAEVRHRDSVTLGGRAYPYVASAGTLTVRDIEGKPTASMFYTAYTLEGVKPGTKRPITFLYNGGPGSPSFWLRMGSFAPIRIRTTSPEFVRPAPYDVGPNPDSLLDKTDLVFLDAIGSGYSRPLGDMKPAQFYGVDEDVDVFAKAIQRYVTKYGRWMSPKFLLGESYGTLRSGALAYELQERGMALNGVILLSSIMNYGYRQPGLDQVYLNYLPSYAATAWYHNRLPDRPADVATVVAQARAFAVGPYMSALAKGQSISPQERDQIAEQMSRLIGLSPDFIKRANLRIDLPRFQKELLRGSARTVGRFDSRYLGIDTDAAGERPETDASSDAISGAYIASFQDYLQSTLGYKTELPYRLSARDAAGWTWNWKHKAPDGSQNNPNTAIDLAAAMRANPYLKVLSMNGYYDMATPFFGTENDLGHMMLEPAQQANLRFTYYPAGHMTYLNPDALRSMKADLAGWYDEAVSDARSSTPPVPPSGQGAR; this is encoded by the coding sequence ATGACTTATCCGTCATTCATTCGTGAGCGCTTCGTGATCCGCAACAGCCTTGCCCTTTTCCTCGCCGCCACCGCCCTGACCGCGCCGCTCGCCGCGCAGGAAGAGGGAGAGAAGAAATCCTCGCACGAAGCGGCGGCCAAGGCCGAGGTCGAGGCCGCCTGGGCCCGCGCGCCGCTCGAGGAAGCCGAGGTCCGCCACCGCGACAGCGTGACCCTGGGCGGCCGCGCCTATCCCTATGTCGCCTCGGCGGGCACGCTGACCGTCCGCGATATCGAGGGCAAGCCGACCGCCTCGATGTTCTACACCGCCTATACGCTGGAGGGTGTGAAGCCTGGCACCAAGCGGCCGATCACCTTCCTCTATAATGGCGGACCGGGCTCGCCCTCCTTCTGGCTGCGCATGGGATCGTTCGCGCCGATCCGCATCCGCACGACCAGCCCGGAATTCGTCCGGCCCGCGCCCTATGATGTCGGGCCCAATCCGGACTCGCTGCTCGACAAGACCGACCTCGTCTTCCTCGATGCGATCGGATCGGGCTATTCGCGGCCGCTGGGCGATATGAAGCCTGCGCAATTCTACGGCGTGGACGAGGATGTCGACGTCTTCGCCAAGGCGATCCAGCGTTACGTCACCAAATATGGCCGCTGGATGAGCCCCAAATTCCTGCTCGGCGAAAGCTATGGCACGCTGCGCTCGGGGGCGCTGGCCTATGAGCTTCAGGAGCGGGGGATGGCGCTGAACGGCGTGATCCTGCTCAGCTCGATCATGAATTACGGCTATCGCCAGCCGGGGCTGGATCAGGTCTACCTCAATTACCTGCCCAGCTACGCCGCGACCGCCTGGTATCACAACCGCCTGCCCGACCGCCCCGCCGATGTGGCGACCGTGGTGGCGCAGGCGCGCGCCTTTGCGGTGGGGCCGTACATGTCGGCGCTGGCCAAGGGGCAGAGCATCTCCCCCCAGGAGCGCGACCAGATCGCCGAGCAGATGAGCCGGTTGATCGGCCTGTCGCCCGACTTCATCAAGCGCGCGAACCTGCGCATCGACCTGCCGCGCTTCCAGAAGGAATTGCTGCGCGGTTCGGCACGGACGGTGGGGCGGTTCGACTCGCGCTACCTCGGCATCGACACCGATGCGGCGGGCGAACGGCCGGAGACGGACGCATCTTCGGATGCGATTTCAGGCGCTTATATCGCGTCCTTCCAAGATTATCTGCAATCCACGCTCGGCTACAAGACCGAGCTGCCCTATCGCCTGTCGGCGCGCGATGCGGCGGGCTGGACCTGGAACTGGAAGCACAAGGCGCCCGACGGGTCGCAGAACAACCCGAACACCGCGATCGACCTGGCCGCCGCGATGCGGGCGAACCCGTATCTGAAGGTGCTGTCGATGAACGGCTATTACGACATGGCGACGCCGTTCTTCGGCACCGAGAACGACCTGGGCCATATGATGCTGGAGCCCGCGCAGCAGGCGAATCTGCGCTTCACCTATTATCCGGCGGGGCACATGACCTACCTGAACCCCGATGCGCTGCGGAGCATGAAGGCCGATCTGGCCGGCTGGTATGACGAAGCGGTGAGTGACGCCAGATCGTCGACCCCGCCGGTGCCGCCTTCGGGGCAGGGGGCGCGGTGA
- a CDS encoding M1 family metallopeptidase gives MKSALSALLALTVSTPALAAGQLPQTVAPVLYDISIRPDAKAMRFSGEETVDVDVRQATATIVLNAAELTITRATFDGKPVPFALDKDAQTLTLTLPQAASTGRHKVGFAWTGTINRSANGLFAIDYTNADGTPDRMLATQFEAPDARRFAPMWDEPAFKAKFRLTATAPKGQRAISNMPASSITPQADGSQLYRFDETPVMSSYLLYFGSGNLDRKTVDANGVQIGVVSRKGVVDQGDYSLASASKLLAYYNDYFGTPYPLPKMDMIAGPGSSQFFGAMENWGAIFYFENELLFDPKVMTESNRQRIHTVVAHEMAHQWFGDLVTPRWWDDLWLNEGFASWMEGKASNDLNPSWKAAAASIAGERESAMGIDATSATHPIIRKVETVDQIGEAFDSITYLKGQAVIGMLESTLGADTFRKGIRAYMAKYKYQNTVTEQLWEELSKASGTNVATIAHDFTLRGGVPLVTLSGARCEGGKTVAMLAQGRFGLDEASKAPQTWHVPIRIATIGGGETSAIVTGATPTPVSVGGCGTLVLNRGKGSYTRVMYDDAGHAAIVRDYARLALEDRLGTLGDDYALAAGGYQSLGRWFDLMAQVSPEASPLEWQTVAGELSRLDGLYEGTPLEKPLRAKIAAILSPVLARIGFEAKPDEGALVSNLRETLIGRLGTSGDAMVAARARGYVGALARDPNAIPAAIRQPILATYATRATPAEWDRLYELAKAERNPVVKNRYVSLLGYAEDESAARRALSVLKNDTFTPPQRAALLRSIAGAHPDMAFDWAAANKSLVDSFLEESNRATFIVGLGAGSNNPAMPGKIEAWAAANLPEGSRGGAKRAISSIAVRKAVADRLKPAVEAWLAR, from the coding sequence ATGAAGTCTGCCCTCTCGGCGCTGCTTGCCCTGACCGTTTCCACCCCGGCGCTGGCGGCGGGCCAGCTGCCGCAGACGGTGGCACCCGTGCTGTACGACATCTCGATCCGTCCCGATGCCAAGGCGATGCGCTTCTCGGGCGAGGAGACGGTCGATGTCGATGTCCGCCAGGCCACCGCGACCATCGTCCTCAACGCCGCCGAGCTGACCATCACCCGCGCCACCTTCGACGGCAAGCCGGTGCCCTTCGCGCTCGACAAGGATGCGCAGACGCTTACCCTGACGCTGCCGCAGGCGGCGAGCACGGGGCGGCACAAGGTCGGCTTCGCCTGGACCGGCACGATCAACCGCTCGGCCAATGGGCTGTTCGCGATCGACTATACCAATGCCGACGGCACGCCCGACCGGATGCTGGCGACCCAGTTCGAGGCCCCCGACGCGCGCCGCTTCGCGCCGATGTGGGACGAGCCCGCCTTCAAGGCCAAGTTCCGCCTGACCGCCACCGCGCCCAAGGGGCAGCGCGCGATCAGCAACATGCCCGCCTCCTCGATCACGCCGCAGGCCGATGGCAGCCAGCTTTATCGGTTCGACGAGACGCCGGTGATGTCGAGCTATCTGCTCTATTTCGGATCGGGCAATCTCGACCGCAAGACGGTGGATGCGAATGGCGTCCAGATCGGCGTCGTCAGCCGCAAGGGCGTGGTCGACCAGGGCGATTATTCGCTCGCTTCGGCGTCGAAGCTGCTCGCTTATTATAACGATTATTTCGGCACGCCCTATCCGCTGCCCAAGATGGACATGATCGCAGGGCCGGGGTCCAGCCAGTTCTTCGGCGCGATGGAGAATTGGGGCGCGATCTTCTATTTCGAGAATGAGCTGCTCTTCGACCCCAAGGTCATGACCGAGAGCAATCGCCAGCGCATCCACACCGTCGTCGCGCATGAAATGGCGCATCAGTGGTTCGGCGACCTCGTCACCCCGCGCTGGTGGGACGATCTGTGGCTGAACGAGGGCTTTGCCTCGTGGATGGAAGGCAAGGCGTCCAACGACCTGAACCCCAGCTGGAAGGCCGCCGCCGCCAGCATCGCGGGCGAGCGTGAGTCCGCAATGGGCATCGACGCGACCAGCGCCACCCATCCGATCATCCGCAAGGTCGAGACGGTCGACCAGATCGGCGAGGCGTTCGACAGCATCACCTATCTCAAGGGGCAGGCGGTGATCGGGATGCTCGAATCGACGCTGGGCGCGGACACGTTCCGCAAGGGCATCCGCGCCTATATGGCCAAGTACAAATATCAGAACACGGTGACCGAACAGCTGTGGGAGGAACTGTCCAAGGCGTCGGGCACCAATGTCGCGACCATCGCGCACGACTTCACCTTGCGGGGCGGCGTGCCGTTGGTCACGCTGTCGGGCGCGCGCTGCGAGGGCGGCAAGACGGTGGCGATGCTGGCGCAGGGACGGTTCGGCCTGGACGAAGCCTCCAAGGCGCCGCAGACCTGGCATGTGCCCATCCGCATCGCCACGATCGGCGGCGGTGAGACCAGCGCCATCGTCACCGGCGCGACGCCGACGCCGGTCAGCGTCGGCGGGTGCGGGACACTGGTCCTGAACCGGGGCAAGGGCTCCTATACCCGCGTGATGTACGACGATGCGGGCCATGCCGCGATCGTGCGCGACTATGCCAGGCTGGCGCTGGAGGATCGCCTGGGCACGCTGGGCGACGATTATGCGCTGGCGGCGGGCGGCTATCAGAGCCTGGGTCGCTGGTTCGACCTGATGGCGCAGGTGTCGCCCGAAGCCAGCCCGCTGGAATGGCAGACGGTGGCGGGCGAGCTGTCGCGCCTCGACGGGCTGTATGAGGGCACGCCGCTCGAAAAGCCGCTGCGCGCGAAGATCGCGGCGATCTTGTCGCCGGTGCTGGCGCGGATCGGGTTCGAGGCCAAGCCCGATGAGGGCGCGCTCGTCTCCAACCTGCGCGAGACGCTGATCGGGCGGCTGGGGACCAGTGGCGACGCGATGGTCGCGGCACGCGCGCGCGGCTATGTCGGGGCGCTCGCCAGAGATCCCAATGCGATCCCGGCGGCGATCCGCCAGCCGATCCTGGCGACCTATGCCACCCGCGCCACCCCGGCCGAGTGGGACCGGCTGTACGAACTTGCCAAGGCCGAGCGCAATCCGGTGGTCAAGAACCGCTATGTCTCGCTGCTGGGCTATGCCGAGGACGAGAGCGCGGCGCGCCGGGCGCTGAGCGTCCTGAAGAACGACACCTTCACCCCGCCGCAGCGCGCGGCGTTGCTCCGTTCGATCGCGGGGGCGCATCCCGACATGGCGTTCGACTGGGCGGCGGCGAACAAGTCGCTGGTCGACAGCTTCCTGGAGGAGAGCAACCGCGCGACCTTCATCGTCGGCCTGGGCGCCGGGTCGAACAATCCCGCCATGCCCGGCAAGATCGAGGCCTGGGCCGCCGCCAACCTGCCCGAAGGGTCGCGCGGCGGTGCCAAGCGCGCCATATCGTCCATCGCGGTGCGCAAGGCGGTCGCCGACCGTCTGAAGCCTGCGGTCGAGGCCTGGCTGGCACGCTGA
- a CDS encoding nitronate monooxygenase family protein codes for MTQPRSPLPAALSRLTLPVIGSPLFIISHPDLVIAQCKAGIVGSFPALNARPASQLDEWLHQITEALAAHDRDHPDRPAAPFAVNQIVHRSNDRLEEDLAVCAKWKVPIVITSLGAREDVNAGVSAWGGITLHDVIDDRFARKAIEKGATGLIAVATGAGGHAGRLSPFALVQEIRQWFDGPLALAGAIATGDAVLAAQAMGADFAYIGSPFIATVEARAAQAYKQAVVDGHARDIVYSSLFTGVHGNYLRASIVAAGLDPDHLPDGDAAHMDFGGGQAAKAWRDIWGAGQGIGAIDAIVPAADRIAQFRREYDAARERLLGGSA; via the coding sequence ATGACCCAGCCTCGCTCCCCCCTGCCCGCCGCCCTGAGTCGCCTGACCTTGCCCGTGATCGGGTCGCCGCTGTTCATCATATCCCATCCCGATCTGGTGATCGCCCAGTGCAAGGCGGGGATCGTCGGCTCCTTCCCCGCATTGAACGCACGCCCCGCCAGCCAGCTCGACGAATGGCTGCACCAGATCACTGAGGCGCTGGCCGCGCATGACCGGGACCATCCCGATCGCCCCGCGGCCCCCTTTGCGGTGAACCAGATCGTCCACCGCTCGAACGACCGGCTGGAGGAGGATCTGGCGGTGTGCGCCAAGTGGAAGGTGCCGATCGTCATCACCTCGCTGGGCGCGCGCGAGGATGTGAATGCGGGCGTATCGGCCTGGGGCGGGATCACGCTGCACGATGTGATCGACGACCGCTTCGCGCGAAAGGCGATCGAAAAGGGCGCGACCGGCCTGATCGCGGTGGCGACCGGCGCGGGCGGCCATGCGGGGCGCCTGTCCCCCTTCGCGCTGGTCCAGGAAATCCGGCAATGGTTCGATGGCCCGCTGGCGCTGGCGGGGGCGATCGCCACGGGCGACGCGGTGCTGGCGGCGCAGGCGATGGGCGCGGACTTCGCCTATATCGGCTCGCCCTTCATCGCGACGGTCGAGGCGCGGGCGGCGCAGGCCTATAAGCAGGCGGTGGTCGACGGCCATGCGCGCGACATCGTCTATTCGAGCCTTTTTACCGGGGTGCACGGCAATTATCTACGCGCCTCGATCGTCGCGGCGGGGCTGGACCCCGACCATCTGCCGGACGGCGATGCGGCGCATATGGATTTCGGCGGCGGACAGGCCGCCAAGGCGTGGCGCGACATATGGGGCGCGGGCCAGGGGATCGGCGCGATTGATGCGATCGTCCCCGCCGCCGATCGGATCGCGCAGTTTCGCCGCGAATATGATGCCGCCCGAGAACGGCTGCTAGGCGGCTCCGCCTGA
- a CDS encoding DUF1465 family protein, translated as MLCAAFQSQFQSRLIDSLYAEAMLLAESARGYFDEAGRDERGTLDPIARVAFSCESLKVTTRLMHVIAWVLTQRAVEAGEISWSQAREPVRRLGASPESEEAVVASLPTRARMLIHASLDLHRRLERLDQMADEEPPATSPVGALHARLDCAF; from the coding sequence ATGCTTTGTGCGGCGTTCCAATCCCAGTTTCAGTCACGGCTGATCGACAGCCTTTATGCCGAGGCGATGCTGCTGGCCGAATCGGCACGCGGCTATTTCGACGAGGCGGGGCGCGACGAACGCGGCACACTCGACCCGATCGCGCGCGTCGCCTTTTCCTGCGAGTCGCTCAAGGTCACGACGCGGCTGATGCACGTCATCGCCTGGGTCCTGACCCAGCGCGCGGTCGAGGCGGGGGAGATCAGCTGGTCGCAGGCGCGCGAGCCCGTCCGGCGGCTCGGCGCGTCGCCCGAGTCGGAGGAGGCGGTCGTAGCCAGCCTGCCGACCCGCGCGCGGATGCTGATCCATGCCAGCCTCGACCTCCACCGGCGGCTGGAGCGGCTCGACCAGATGGCGGACGAGGAGCCCCCCGCGACCAGCCCGGTCGGCGCCCTGCACGCCCGGCTGGACTGTGCCTTCTAG
- a CDS encoding YdcH family protein: MDVTLARARIDMLRVEHRDLDDAISALLQSATPDQLQIARLKKRKLRLRDELAELEDRLIPDIIA; this comes from the coding sequence GTCACGCTGGCACGCGCGCGCATCGACATGTTGCGTGTCGAGCATCGCGATCTCGACGATGCGATTTCGGCCCTGTTGCAATCCGCCACCCCCGACCAGTTGCAGATCGCGCGCTTGAAGAAGCGCAAGCTGCGGCTGCGCGACGAGCTGGCCGAACTGGAGGATCGCCTGATCCCCGACATCATCGCCTGA